Proteins encoded together in one Jeotgalibacillus aurantiacus window:
- the motA gene encoding flagellar motor stator protein MotA, which produces MDKSSLFGVILGFLAIGSGIILKGAPPEVLLNGPAFLIIIMGTVAAVTIAFPMSELKRVPKLFGILFKESKGTDVQDVIQMFGEWAELARKEGLLALESKTADIEDSFLRNGLGLAIDGQNADYIRDVLTEEIDAMEERHHSGAAIFTQAGTYAPTLGVLGAVVGLIAALGDLNDTEALGHAIAAAFVATLLGIFTGYVLWHPFANKLKRKSTKEVMVKNMMIEGILSVLEGEAPRVIEQKLASYLPAKEREQLMAEGGVRQNAEA; this is translated from the coding sequence TTGGATAAATCCTCTCTTTTTGGTGTTATTTTAGGTTTTCTGGCGATTGGATCCGGAATTATACTGAAAGGTGCGCCACCAGAAGTACTGTTAAATGGACCGGCTTTCCTGATTATTATTATGGGAACAGTAGCAGCAGTAACGATTGCATTCCCAATGAGTGAATTGAAAAGAGTGCCAAAGCTGTTTGGTATTTTATTTAAAGAAAGCAAGGGAACGGATGTACAGGATGTTATTCAAATGTTCGGCGAATGGGCTGAACTGGCGAGAAAAGAAGGACTGCTGGCGCTTGAATCAAAGACCGCTGACATTGAAGATTCTTTTTTGCGGAATGGTCTTGGACTCGCAATCGACGGTCAAAACGCCGATTATATCAGAGATGTATTAACAGAAGAAATTGATGCGATGGAAGAAAGACACCATTCAGGAGCTGCTATTTTCACTCAGGCAGGGACATATGCACCAACTCTTGGTGTACTTGGAGCGGTAGTTGGTCTGATTGCTGCACTTGGTGACCTGAATGACACCGAAGCACTCGGTCATGCGATTGCCGCTGCATTCGTTGCTACACTCCTAGGGATTTTCACAGGTTATGTATTATGGCACCCATTTGCCAATAAGTTAAAGCGTAAATCGACAAAAGAAGTTATGGTTAAAAATATGATGATCGAAGGGATCTTGTCTGTCCTTGAAGGAGAGGCACCGCGCGTCATCGAACAAAAACTTGCCTCTTACCTGCCGGCAAAAGAACGCGAGCAGCTTATGGCTGAAGGCGGTGTGAGACAAAATGCCGAAGCGTAA
- a CDS encoding class I SAM-dependent methyltransferase — protein MIKELNNMWKARTWMKTNVPFLYSWHAYVGFELGLFDAFKRPVRVEDVADAYQLETDLLAQWVEVGLSLKHLKRDTKGRVQIARAWKLPGSKKDSPSSGDLLKEMMELHIPSLLSYPELMTEKKRHHFDSEKHGSTVAKTSTLLELLAFHLINRNVKKHNVSSILDIGCGEAGYLIKLSKKHPDVKLTGIEINQEVAESAEKATRSYDNIQIVHEDIHQYTPDQNYSYVMVNNLLHYINPEKREHFFKRLNELTEDQGIITIISPLQKARHGQQFSSAFNSFFMTFDNLYPIPSEEELNLIAENTGFRSEKPVPIIREGGWFITKWQKVSST, from the coding sequence ATGATCAAAGAGCTGAACAATATGTGGAAAGCAAGAACCTGGATGAAAACCAATGTCCCGTTTTTATACAGCTGGCATGCCTATGTTGGATTCGAGCTGGGCTTATTCGATGCTTTTAAACGTCCTGTGAGAGTTGAGGATGTTGCAGATGCCTATCAGCTTGAAACTGATTTACTGGCACAGTGGGTGGAAGTAGGCCTCTCATTAAAGCATCTAAAGCGTGATACGAAAGGAAGGGTTCAAATTGCCCGAGCCTGGAAGCTTCCGGGATCAAAGAAAGACAGCCCATCCTCAGGTGATCTGCTGAAAGAAATGATGGAACTTCATATTCCTTCACTTCTCTCATATCCTGAGCTGATGACAGAAAAAAAACGCCATCACTTCGATTCTGAAAAGCATGGCTCCACGGTGGCGAAAACCTCCACATTACTTGAACTTCTTGCCTTTCATCTTATCAATAGAAACGTGAAAAAACATAATGTTTCATCCATACTTGATATCGGGTGTGGTGAAGCAGGGTATTTAATAAAACTGTCTAAAAAGCATCCGGATGTGAAGCTGACCGGTATTGAAATTAATCAGGAAGTGGCTGAATCTGCAGAAAAAGCAACGCGTTCCTACGATAATATACAGATTGTTCATGAAGACATTCATCAGTACACACCGGATCAAAACTATTCATATGTGATGGTGAATAATCTTCTTCATTACATTAATCCTGAAAAAAGAGAGCACTTTTTCAAACGACTTAACGAGCTTACAGAAGATCAGGGTATCATTACCATTATTTCCCCACTTCAGAAAGCAAGACATGGACAGCAATTCTCAAGTGCATTTAACAGCTTCTTTATGACATTTGACAACTTATATCCGATTCCTTCTGAAGAAGAGCTTAATCTTATTGCAGAGAATACAGGTTTTCGCTCAGAAAAACCCGTCCCGATTATCAGAGAAGGCGGCTGGTTTATTACAAAGTGGCAAAAGGTTTCATCGACCTAG
- a CDS encoding acyl-CoA thioesterase, producing the protein MTEKKFMSETRTIQTSNVLPPDTNHHGTLFGGKLMAYIDNVASIAAIKLARKPVVTASTDSVDFLKPIRVGDAVTLEAFVSYTGTSSMEVFVRVTREKLLTGEQAVAAISFLTFVALGEDGKPAKVPQIVPETEEEIWLNETAENRAAHRKARKMHSQELASFFSPDALKKKNNA; encoded by the coding sequence ATGACTGAAAAGAAATTCATGAGTGAGACGAGAACCATCCAGACGAGCAATGTCCTCCCTCCTGATACGAATCATCACGGGACACTGTTTGGCGGCAAGCTGATGGCATATATCGACAACGTTGCCTCCATCGCGGCGATTAAGCTTGCGCGGAAGCCCGTAGTGACGGCATCAACTGACTCAGTAGACTTCCTGAAGCCGATCCGTGTCGGGGATGCTGTGACACTAGAAGCATTTGTGTCTTATACCGGAACGAGTTCCATGGAGGTGTTTGTCCGGGTGACAAGAGAAAAACTGTTGACGGGCGAACAGGCGGTTGCAGCCATCTCATTTCTCACCTTCGTTGCGCTTGGCGAGGACGGCAAACCGGCAAAAGTTCCACAAATCGTCCCTGAAACCGAAGAGGAAATCTGGTTAAATGAAACAGCTGAAAACCGTGCGGCTCACCGGAAAGCAAGGAAAATGCACAGTCAGGAGCTCGCTTCCTTCTTCTCTCCTGATGCACTGAAGAAAAAGAATAACGCGTAA
- a CDS encoding aminopeptidase: MTSHSEMFEKYADLAVKVGVNIQKDQYLYIGASIDNAPFVRLVTKKAYEAGARQVFVDWSDDEVSKLRYTLAPADSFGEFPDWKRQEREQLAEKGAAFMNIVSASPDLMKGVESQRISDFQRAAGKAMEKYRQYIQSDKVSWTVIAAPSVGWAKKVFPELDEQEAVDALWTAIFKAVRVDQADPVAAWKKHDETLHEKADYLNNKKYSKLHYTAPGTDLTIELPKGHIWAGAGSVNEKGNTFMANMPTEEVFTVPHKDGVSGHVTNTKPLSYGGNIIDGFTLTFENGRITDVKADEGEEILKNLISTDEGSHRLGEVALVPHQSPISQSNVLFFNTLFDENASNHLAIGSAYAFCVEGGKTMSQDELAEKGLNSSITHVDFMIGSDQMNIDGILEDGTVEPVFRNGDWAF, translated from the coding sequence ATGACAAGTCATTCAGAAATGTTTGAGAAATATGCAGACCTGGCTGTAAAGGTAGGAGTAAACATACAGAAAGATCAGTATTTATATATCGGGGCTTCCATTGACAATGCACCATTTGTCCGCCTTGTAACGAAAAAGGCTTATGAAGCCGGTGCACGTCAGGTATTTGTTGACTGGTCAGATGATGAAGTATCGAAGCTTCGCTATACGCTTGCTCCTGCAGATTCTTTCGGGGAATTTCCGGACTGGAAACGTCAGGAACGCGAACAGCTTGCTGAAAAAGGCGCAGCTTTTATGAATATCGTGTCAGCAAGTCCTGATCTGATGAAAGGCGTTGAGTCTCAGCGCATCTCCGATTTCCAGCGCGCTGCAGGTAAAGCAATGGAAAAGTACCGTCAATATATCCAGTCTGATAAAGTGAGCTGGACCGTTATTGCCGCTCCATCTGTCGGCTGGGCGAAGAAAGTATTTCCGGAGCTGGATGAACAGGAAGCAGTCGATGCACTTTGGACAGCCATTTTCAAAGCAGTCCGTGTGGATCAGGCTGACCCTGTTGCAGCATGGAAGAAACACGATGAAACGCTGCATGAAAAAGCGGATTATCTCAATAATAAGAAATACAGTAAGCTGCATTACACAGCACCTGGAACTGACCTGACAATTGAGCTTCCTAAGGGGCATATCTGGGCTGGTGCCGGCAGTGTGAACGAAAAAGGCAATACGTTTATGGCCAACATGCCAACGGAAGAAGTATTCACGGTACCTCACAAGGATGGCGTATCAGGTCATGTTACGAACACAAAACCACTCAGCTATGGCGGTAATATTATTGACGGCTTTACCCTTACTTTTGAAAACGGCCGTATCACCGATGTGAAGGCAGATGAAGGAGAAGAAATCCTGAAAAATCTGATCAGCACCGATGAAGGTTCGCATCGTCTTGGAGAAGTGGCGCTTGTACCACATCAGTCCCCTATTTCGCAGTCTAACGTTCTTTTCTTTAACACGCTGTTCGACGAGAATGCTTCGAATCACCTCGCCATCGGCAGTGCTTACGCATTCTGTGTGGAAGGCGGAAAAACAATGAGTCAGGATGAACTGGCTGAAAAAGGACTGAACTCAAGTATTACACACGTAGATTTCATGATTGGCTCTGATCAGATGAACATCGACGGCATTTTAGAGGATGGTACGGTTGAACCTGTATTCCGCAACGGAGACTGGGCATTTTAA
- a CDS encoding alanine/glycine:cation symporter family protein: MDAFVDGVVEFSGWLWGIPLISILLISGLYMTFKLGFFQFRHPIYIMKQTFGSVTKKPKGEGTVTPFQALTSALSSTIGAANIVGVPAAIMFGGPGAVFWMWVIALIGMSLKFSESALAVHYREKNEKGEYVGGPMYYMTKGLGMKWLGIWFSFALMLELIPSVMVQGNSVANTVQESFGIPVLWTGIGIAVLIGVIVFGGIKRIGQVTQVVVPFMALIYVGGALVILFMNLDALPEFFTLIFSNAFSPAPVIGGFAGAALVDVIRWGFARGLYSNEAGLGTAPMAHAAATTDHPVRQAFWAVSGIVVDTLIICTATAFVVLSSGVWTGETAMENSSALTTIAFASYFGDFGSILVTISLAFFVISTILVVIFYGAKQAEFLFGLKASYAIQVVYLIAIVFGAVGAAEVIWNFLDIMLAAILLPNILAILLLSNKVKELKNEFFTSEQYYLKDVGKNKK; encoded by the coding sequence TTGGATGCTTTTGTTGATGGAGTCGTTGAATTCTCAGGGTGGTTATGGGGGATTCCACTTATCTCTATCCTGCTGATATCGGGCCTGTATATGACATTCAAGCTCGGTTTTTTTCAATTCAGACACCCGATCTACATAATGAAACAAACCTTTGGAAGTGTTACGAAAAAGCCTAAGGGTGAAGGTACGGTCACTCCTTTTCAGGCTTTAACCTCTGCATTATCTTCCACAATCGGGGCTGCAAACATTGTCGGTGTACCGGCAGCGATTATGTTTGGAGGTCCGGGTGCGGTTTTCTGGATGTGGGTCATCGCTTTAATCGGCATGTCACTGAAATTTTCAGAGAGTGCACTTGCCGTTCATTACCGTGAAAAAAACGAGAAGGGTGAATACGTTGGAGGCCCGATGTATTACATGACAAAGGGGCTCGGAATGAAATGGCTTGGAATCTGGTTTTCATTCGCCCTGATGCTTGAACTGATTCCAAGTGTCATGGTGCAGGGGAACTCGGTTGCAAATACAGTCCAGGAGTCTTTTGGTATTCCGGTGTTATGGACAGGAATCGGGATTGCTGTATTGATCGGAGTCATTGTCTTTGGTGGTATTAAACGGATTGGACAGGTCACGCAGGTGGTCGTTCCGTTTATGGCGCTTATTTATGTAGGGGGAGCACTTGTGATTCTCTTTATGAATCTCGATGCGCTACCGGAATTTTTCACGCTCATTTTTTCCAATGCTTTTTCACCTGCACCTGTTATTGGAGGATTTGCGGGAGCTGCACTTGTCGATGTCATCAGATGGGGGTTTGCGAGAGGATTGTACTCGAATGAAGCAGGCCTTGGGACAGCACCGATGGCTCACGCGGCTGCTACGACAGATCACCCTGTGCGTCAGGCGTTCTGGGCGGTATCAGGGATCGTGGTAGATACATTAATTATTTGTACGGCTACAGCCTTTGTTGTGCTATCCTCAGGTGTCTGGACAGGGGAAACTGCAATGGAGAACAGCAGTGCCTTAACCACGATTGCATTTGCCAGCTATTTTGGCGATTTTGGCAGTATACTCGTCACGATTTCGCTTGCCTTCTTTGTTATTTCCACTATTCTGGTAGTCATTTTCTATGGGGCGAAGCAGGCAGAGTTTTTATTTGGCCTGAAAGCATCGTATGCCATTCAGGTTGTCTACCTGATTGCCATAGTATTCGGAGCGGTAGGCGCTGCCGAAGTGATCTGGAACTTCCTCGACATTATGCTGGCCGCCATTCTGCTACCTAATATTCTGGCGATCCTGCTTCTGAGTAATAAAGTTAAGGAACTGAAAAACGAATTTTTTACGTCAGAGCAGTATTATCTCAAGGATGTGGGGAAAAACAAAAAATAG
- a CDS encoding methyl-accepting chemotaxis protein, with protein MTLKKRLFLLALIPLILSTAIILFIVWQMVSMSSAGENDVDILTDIEALNSDMLIIQQSLANFSLSPTENNRLNTQNQLMETESFIEDLLSRLPDGVQSEQLGIIQSKFNDLTLAAGEALDQGNVSETNRQSARVGGILNDLYLLTVLADDWYAASVNETARQISFIVIFSLSAVAVIVIVSLITSMIISKRITDPLNRMLNQASRVAEGDLTVEIEETEKKSKFEINLLNQAFSNMMLNLRDTVLSIHEVSDQVADFAEDVSKKIVHLEESGSQIASSTEELAKGSQSISEDIQDTSERMTVLQSTFQQSEELTSRSAVKGNEALKAVQDGQESLEQQKHFTKEAATASSSIKKELETFSAFTSEIQEAAEFVREIADQTNLLALNAAIEAARAGEQGKGFAVVANEVKKLANHSSDATDKITSMVMNIQNGMNGILEAAVQGEKLSSHQLSSMNETESSFKQIASRVQSIDSELSTLDNSMQESMTYTVDVTSAIENISAVTEQTAAGTEEISASADEQQLAFKEVSQAIHQLQEMSLRMQSQLNQFKIPNRGE; from the coding sequence ATGACATTAAAAAAACGATTATTTTTACTGGCCCTCATCCCACTCATTCTCTCAACCGCGATTATTTTATTCATTGTCTGGCAAATGGTCAGCATGAGCTCTGCGGGTGAAAATGACGTTGATATTTTAACGGATATAGAAGCTTTAAACAGCGATATGCTGATTATTCAACAGTCACTGGCCAATTTCAGCTTAAGTCCGACAGAGAACAATCGGCTGAACACGCAAAATCAGCTGATGGAAACAGAAAGCTTTATCGAAGACCTGCTGTCACGTTTGCCAGATGGCGTACAGTCAGAGCAATTAGGTATCATTCAATCAAAGTTCAATGATTTGACTTTAGCTGCTGGAGAAGCGCTTGATCAGGGTAATGTCAGTGAAACAAACCGTCAGTCAGCAAGAGTCGGTGGCATCTTGAATGATCTCTACCTGCTGACCGTCCTTGCTGATGACTGGTACGCCGCTTCCGTTAATGAAACCGCACGTCAAATTTCATTTATTGTGATCTTTTCATTATCAGCGGTTGCTGTTATTGTCATCGTCTCGCTTATCACGTCCATGATCATTTCGAAGCGTATCACGGACCCACTCAACCGTATGTTGAATCAGGCTTCTCGAGTGGCTGAAGGTGATCTGACAGTAGAAATTGAAGAAACAGAAAAAAAATCAAAGTTTGAGATTAACCTATTGAACCAGGCTTTCAGTAATATGATGCTAAACCTGCGTGATACGGTCCTTTCCATTCATGAAGTGAGTGATCAGGTTGCTGATTTCGCAGAAGATGTATCGAAAAAAATTGTTCATTTAGAGGAAAGCGGCAGTCAGATTGCTTCTTCCACGGAAGAACTGGCAAAAGGAAGTCAATCAATCTCTGAAGATATCCAGGATACATCTGAACGGATGACCGTGCTGCAGTCGACTTTCCAGCAAAGTGAAGAGCTTACCTCCCGCTCTGCTGTCAAAGGGAACGAAGCACTGAAAGCTGTGCAAGACGGACAGGAATCACTGGAGCAGCAAAAGCATTTTACAAAGGAAGCGGCAACTGCCTCCTCTTCGATTAAAAAAGAACTTGAAACATTCTCAGCCTTTACGAGTGAAATTCAGGAAGCAGCTGAATTCGTGAGAGAGATTGCAGATCAGACGAACCTGCTTGCTCTTAACGCCGCCATTGAAGCAGCACGTGCCGGCGAACAGGGGAAAGGTTTTGCAGTTGTGGCAAATGAAGTGAAAAAGTTAGCTAATCATTCATCAGATGCGACGGACAAAATCACTTCAATGGTCATGAATATTCAAAATGGCATGAATGGAATTCTTGAAGCTGCTGTTCAGGGAGAAAAGCTTTCTTCACATCAGCTCTCTTCCATGAATGAAACGGAATCATCGTTCAAACAGATTGCCTCGCGCGTTCAGTCTATTGACAGTGAGCTCAGCACCCTGGATAACAGCATGCAGGAATCCATGACTTACACTGTGGATGTGACAAGTGCAATCGAAAATATCTCGGCTGTAACAGAACAAACCGCCGCAGGTACCGAAGAAATTTCCGCATCAGCTGATG
- the motB gene encoding flagellar motor protein MotB, translating to MPKRKKKKHEEHIDESWLIPYADILTLLLALFIVLFASSTVDQEKFTQMSEVFREIFSGGENVLDYSSLSESSATADNPEQTTETEPTEGMTEEEMMIQEFLSEQTERENAAAADMEELQEIQQQIDSYIAGNGLDDQFATELTDEGLLLTIRDNVLFTSGSADVREEYRDVAREVASLLEFDPPRNVIISGHTDNVPISTAAFSSNWELSVMRAVNFMKLVIENPNLDPRWFSAKGFGEFQPIASNDTEEGRAQNRRVEVLVLPRVTSNGEMNTVSSTP from the coding sequence ATGCCGAAGCGTAAAAAAAAGAAACACGAAGAACATATTGATGAATCGTGGCTGATACCGTATGCCGACATCCTGACACTCCTTCTGGCACTGTTTATCGTATTATTTGCAAGCAGTACCGTAGATCAGGAAAAATTCACCCAAATGTCTGAGGTATTCAGGGAAATCTTCTCAGGCGGTGAAAATGTGCTTGATTATTCAAGTCTTTCAGAAAGCTCAGCAACAGCCGATAATCCTGAACAGACAACGGAAACGGAGCCGACAGAAGGCATGACGGAAGAAGAGATGATGATTCAGGAATTTTTGAGTGAACAGACGGAGAGGGAAAATGCAGCCGCCGCTGATATGGAAGAACTGCAGGAAATACAGCAGCAGATTGATTCCTATATTGCCGGTAACGGTCTGGATGATCAGTTTGCGACTGAACTGACAGATGAAGGATTGCTGTTAACGATTCGTGATAATGTCCTGTTTACTTCCGGGTCAGCTGATGTGAGAGAAGAATACAGAGATGTCGCACGGGAGGTAGCTTCACTCCTGGAATTTGATCCTCCACGTAATGTCATTATTTCCGGACATACGGATAATGTTCCGATCAGTACGGCAGCATTCAGTTCAAACTGGGAATTGAGTGTAATGCGTGCCGTAAACTTTATGAAGCTGGTCATTGAAAATCCGAATCTGGATCCGCGCTGGTTCAGCGCAAAAGGGTTTGGTGAATTCCAGCCGATTGCCTCCAATGATACTGAAGAAGGGCGCGCGCAAAACAGACGGGTGGAAGTGCTTGTCCTGCCGCGTGTGACCAGTAACGGAGAAATGAATACTGTAAGTTCAACACCTTAA
- a CDS encoding BMP family lipoprotein, which yields MKKWKIPLMFIALILSGCVSQAADTRTLFDAKVGILLSDTGLGDGSFNDAAFSGLERARNELNILFDYREAPEGNYEEKLLELVEGDYDLIVGLGFSVQEALEKTAEAYPDQQFLLIDGTSEIDNVISMTFKDHEGSFLVGVVAAMATKTNTLGFIGGVDAPVIHRFEAGFTAGAKYVNPDIKIITEYAGDFGDADLGRSIAAKQIEAGADFIYPAAGYTGTGAILEAQDRGIFSAGVDTDQFYTAEKSVVTSMMKNVDIAVYELVNDLISGELPEESYELGLKEDGVGLAEIRLFEADMNGKAMLIDVRQKIISGDIDVPETVK from the coding sequence ATGAAAAAATGGAAGATTCCACTGATGTTTATCGCATTGATTCTCAGCGGATGTGTGTCTCAGGCTGCTGATACACGTACACTCTTTGACGCAAAAGTTGGCATTTTATTATCAGATACCGGTCTTGGCGACGGTTCCTTTAATGATGCAGCGTTCAGCGGCCTTGAGCGCGCGCGGAACGAGCTGAATATTTTATTTGATTACCGGGAAGCCCCGGAAGGCAATTATGAGGAAAAACTTCTGGAGCTTGTTGAAGGAGATTACGACCTGATTGTCGGTTTGGGCTTTTCTGTGCAGGAAGCACTGGAGAAAACAGCAGAGGCTTATCCGGATCAGCAATTCTTACTGATAGATGGAACTTCTGAAATCGATAACGTCATTTCAATGACCTTTAAAGACCACGAAGGCAGCTTTCTTGTTGGAGTGGTTGCTGCGATGGCAACGAAGACCAACACCCTTGGATTTATAGGAGGGGTTGATGCACCGGTTATTCACCGGTTTGAAGCAGGTTTCACAGCCGGAGCCAAATATGTAAACCCTGACATTAAGATCATTACTGAGTACGCAGGTGATTTCGGTGATGCAGACCTCGGCCGTTCCATAGCGGCAAAGCAGATCGAAGCTGGTGCAGACTTTATTTATCCGGCTGCCGGTTATACCGGAACCGGTGCGATTCTTGAAGCACAGGATCGCGGCATTTTCTCGGCAGGTGTTGATACTGATCAGTTCTATACCGCTGAAAAATCTGTGGTGACATCCATGATGAAAAATGTGGATATCGCTGTTTACGAGCTTGTTAATGATCTGATTTCAGGCGAACTGCCGGAAGAAAGCTATGAACTCGGGTTAAAAGAAGATGGCGTCGGATTGGCTGAGATCCGATTGTTTGAAGCAGATATGAACGGGAAAGCCATGCTCATTGACGTCCGTCAAAAAATCATTTCCGGCGATATCGACGTTCCTGAAACTGTGAAGTAA